The Budorcas taxicolor isolate Tak-1 chromosome 5, Takin1.1, whole genome shotgun sequence genome includes a window with the following:
- the CHD4 gene encoding chromodomain-helicase-DNA-binding protein 4 isoform X4, with amino-acid sequence MASGLGSPSPCSAGSEEDDMDALLNNSLPPPHPENEEDPEEDLSEAETPKLKKKKKPKKPRDPKIPKSKRQKKELGDSSGEGPEFVEEEEEVALRSDSEGSDYTPGKKKKKKLGPKKEKKSKSKRKEEEEEDEDDDDSKEPKSSAQLLEDWGMEDIDHVFSEEDYRTLTNYKAFSQFVRPLIAAKNPKIAVSKMMMVLGAKWREFSTNNPFKGSSGASVAAAAAAAVAVVESMVTATEVAPPPPPVEVPIRKAKTKEGKGPNARRKPKGSPRVPDAKKPKPKKVAPLKIKLGGFGSKRKRSSSEDDDLDVESDFDDASINSYSVSDGSTSRSSRSRKKLRTTKKKKKGEEEVTAVDGYETDHQDYCEVCQQGGEIILCDTCPRAYHMVCLDPDMEKAPEGKWSCPHCEKEGIQWEAKEDNSEGEEILEEVGGDPEEEDDHHMEFCRVCKDGGELLCCDTCPSSYHIHCLNPPLPEIPNGEWLCPRCTCPALKGKVQKILIWKWGQPPSPTPVPRPPDADPNTPSPKPLEGRPERQFFVKWQGMSYWHCSWVSELQLELHCQVMFRNYQRKNDMDEPPSGDFGGDEEKSRKRKNKDPKFAEMEERFYRYGIKPEWMMIHRILNHSMDKKGHVHYLIKWRDLPYDQASWESEDVEIQDYDLFKQSYWNHRELMRGEEGRPGKKLKKVKLRKLERPPETPTVDPTVKYERQPEYLDATGGTLHPYQMEGLNWLRFSWAQGTDTILADEMGLGKTVQTAVFLYSLYKEGHSKGPFLVSAPLSTIINWEREFEMWAPDMYVVTYVGDKDSRAIIRENEFSFEDNAIRGGKKASRMKKEASVKFHVLLTSYELITIDMAILGSIDWACLIVDEAHRLKNNQSKFFRVLNGYSLQHKLLLTGTPLQNNLEELFHLLNFLTPERFHNLEGFLEEFADIAKEDQIKKLHDMLGPHMLRRLKADVFKNMPSKTELIVRVELSPMQKKYYKYILTRNFEALNARGGGNQVSLLNVVMDLKKCCNHPYLFPVAAMEAPKMPNGMYDGSALIRASGKLLLLQKMLKNLKEGGHRVLIFSQMTKMLDLLEDFLEHEGYKYERIDGGITGNMRQEAIDRFNAPGAQQFCFLLSTRAGGLGINLATADTVIIYDSDWNPHNDIQAFSRAHRIGQNKKVMIYRFVTRASVEERITQVAKKKMMLTHLVVRPGLGSKTGSMSKQELDDILKFGTEELFKDEATDGGGDNKEGEDSSVIHYDDKAIERLLDRNQDETEDTELQGMNEYLSSFKVAQYVVREEEMGEEEEVEREIIKQEESVDPDYWEKLLRHHYEQQQEDLARNLGKGKRIRKQVNYNDGSQEDRDWQDDQSDNQSDYSVASEEGDEDFDERSEAPRRPSRKGLRNDKDKPLPPLLARVGGNIEVLGFNARQRKAFLNAIMRYGMPPQDAFTTQWLVRDLRGKSEKEFKAYVSLFMRHLCEPGADGAETFADGVPREGLSRQHVLTRIGVMSLIRKKVQEFEHVNGRWSMPELAEVEENKKMSQPGSPSPKTPTPSTPGDTQPNTPAPAPPAEDGIKVEENNLKEEESAEAEKEVKSAPPEAAVECAQPPAPASEEEKVSVEPPEGEEKVEKAEVKERTEEAMETDPKGNADVEKVEEKAAVDLTPIVVEDKEEKKEEEEKKEVMLQNGETPKDLNDEKQKKNIKQRFMFNIADGGFTELHSLWQNEERAATVTKKTYEIWHRRHDYWLLAGIINHGYARWQDIQNDPRYAILNEPFKGEMNRGNFLEIKNKFLARRFKLLEQALVIEEQLRRAAYLNMSEDPSHPSMALNTRFAEVECLAESHQHLSKESMAGNKPANAVLHKVLKQLEELLSDMKADVTRLPATIARIPPVAVRLQMSERNILSRLANRAPEPPPQQVAQQQ; translated from the exons aaaacgAAGAGGACCCAGAAGAGGACTTGTCAGAAGCAGAGACTCCAAagctcaagaagaagaaaaagcctaAGAAACCTCGGGACCCTAAAATCCCTAAGAGCAAGCGCCAAAAAAAGGAG CTGGGGGACAGCTCTGGGGAGGGGCCCGAGtttgtggaggaggaggaagaggtggcCCTGCGCTCAGACAGCGAAGGCAGCGACTACACCCCTggtaagaagaagaagaagaagctggGCCCTAAGAAGGAGAAGAAGAGTAAATCCAAgcggaaagaggaggaggaggaggacgaggacGACGACGACTCAAAG GAGCCTAAGTCATCTGCTCAGCTCTTGGAAGACTGGGGCATGGAAGACATTGACCATGTGTTCTCTGAGGAGGATTATCGCACCCTCACCAACTACAAGGCCTTCAGCCAGTTTGTTCG ACCCCTCATTGCTGCCAAAAACCCCAAGATTGCCGTCTCCAAGATGATGATGGTTTTGGGTGCGAAGTGGCGGGAGTTCAGCACCAACAACCCCTTCAAAGGCAGTTCTGGGGCTTCTGTGGCAGCGGCTGCAGCGGCGGCAGTGGCTGTGGTTGAGAGCATGGTGACGGCCACTGAAGTGGCACCGCCTCCACCCCCTGTGGAGGTGCCTATCCGCAAGGCCAAGACCAAAGAGGGCAAAG GTCCCAATGCTCGGAGGAAGCCTAAGGGTAGCCCTCGTGTCCCCGACGCCAAGAAGCCTAAACCCAAGAAAGTAGCTCCCCTGAAAATCAAGCTCGGAGGTTTTGGTTCTAAGCGGAAAAGATCCTCG AGTGAGGACGATGACTTAGATGTGGAGTCTGACTTCGACGACGCCAGTATCAATAGCTATTCTGTTTCTGATGGTTCTACTAGCCGCAGTAGCCGCAGTCGCAAGAAACTGCggaccacaaaaaagaaaaagaaag GCGAGGAGGAGGTGACTGCTGTGGATGGTTATGAGACAGACCACCAGGACTATTGTGAGGTGTGCCAGCAAGGCGGAGAGATCATCCTGTGTGACACGTGTCCCCGCGCATACCACATGGTCTGCCTGGACCCGGACATGGAGAAGGCACCCGAGGGCAAGTGGAGCTGCCCACACTGC GAGAAGGAAGGCATCCAGTGGGAGGCAAAGGAGGACAATTCAGAGGGCGAGGAGATCCTGGAGGAGGTTGGGGGAGACCCCGAGGAAGAGGATGATCACCACATGGAGTTCTGTCGGGTCTGCAAGGATGGCGGGGAGCTGCTCTGCTGTGACACCTGTCCTTCCTCCTACCACATCCACTGCCTAAACCCCCCCCTCCCAGAGATTCCCAATGGCGAATGGCTGTGTCCCCGCTGCACG tGTCCAGCTCTTAAGGGCAAAGTTCAGAAGATCCTAATCTGGAAGTGGGGTCAGCCACCATCTCCCACGCCAGTGCCTCGGCCCCCAGATGCTGATCCCAACACTCCATCCCCCAAGCCCTTGGAGGGGCGGCCAGAGCGGCAGTTCTTTGTCAAGTGGCAAGGGATGTCGTACTGGCACTGCTCATGGGTGTCTGAGCTGCAG TTGGAGCTACACTGTCAAGTGATGTTCCGAAACTATCAGCGGAAGAATGACATGGATGAACCACCCTCTGGGGACTTCGGTGGTGACGAGGAGAAGAGTCGGAAGCGGAAGAACAAGGACCCTAAATTTGCTGAGATGGAGGAGCGCTTCTATCGCTATGGGATAAAGCCCGAGTGGATGATGATCCACCGAATTCTCAACCACAG CATGGACAAGAAGGGCCACGTCCACTACTTGATCAAGTGGCGGGACCTCCCCTATGACCAGGCATCCTGGGAGAGCGAGGATGTGGAGATTCAGGACTATGACCTGTTCAAGCAGAGCTACTGGAATCACAG GGAGTTGATGAGGGGTGAGGAGGGACGACCAGGCAAGAAGCTCAAGAAGGTGAAGCTGAGGAAGTTGGAGAGGCCCCCTGAAACCCCAACGGTTGAT cCAACAGTGAAGTATGAGCGCCAGCCAGAGTACCTAGATGCTACGGGTGGAACCCTGCACCCCTATCAGATGGAGGGCCTGAACTGGCTGCGCTTCTCCTGGGCTCAGGGCACTGACACCATCTTGGCTGACGAGATGGGCCTCGGGAAGACGGTGCAGACTGCAGTCTTCCTGTACTCCCTCTACAAGGAG GGTCATTCCAAAGGCCCCTTCCTAGTGAGCGCCCCTCTTTCCACCATCATCAACTGGGAGCGGGAGTTTGAAATGTGGGCTCCAGATATGTACGTGGTGACCTACGTGGGTGACAAAGACAGCCGTGCTATCATCCGAGAGAATGAGTTCTCCTTTGAGGACAATGCCATTCGTGGCGGCAAGAAGGCTTCCCGCATGAAG AAAGAGGCATCTGTGAAGTTTCATGTGCTGCTGACATCCTATGAGTTGATCACCATTGACATGGCCATTTTGGGCTCTATTGACTGGGCCTGCCTCATCGTGGATGAAGCTCATCGACTCAAGAACAATCAGTCTAAG TTTTTCCGGGTTctaaatggctactcactccagcacaAGCTGTTGCTGACAGGGACTCCACTGCAGAACAATCTAGAAGAGTTGTTCCACCTGCTCAACTTCCTCACCCCTGAGAGGTTCCA CAAtttggaaggcttcctggaggagtttGCGGACATTGCCAAGGAGGACCAGATTAAAAAGCTGCACGACATGCTGGGCCCTCACATGTTGCGGCGGCTTAAGGCTGATGTGTTCAAGAACATGCCGTCCAAGACAGAGCTGATAGTGCGTGTGGAGCTGAGCCCCATGCAGAA GAAATACTACAAGTACATCCTCACTCGGAATTTTGAAGCACTCAATGCTCGAGGGGGCGGCAACCAGGTCTCTCTGCTAAACGTGGTGATGGATCTTAAGAAGTGCTGCAACCACCCATATCTCTTCCCTGTGGCCGCCATG GAAGCCCCTAAGATGCCTAATGGCATGTATGACGGCAGTGCCCTCATCAGAGCATCCGGGAAATTATTGCTGCTTCAGAAGATGCTCAAGAATCTCAAGGAGGGTGGGCACCGTGTCCTCATCTTCTCCCAG ATgaccaagatgctggacctgctAGAGGACTTCCTGGAACACGAAGGTTATAAATATGAACGTATCGATGGGGGAATCACTGGGAACATGCGGCAGGAGGCCATTGACCGCTTCAATG CACCGGGTGCTCAGCAGTTTTGCTTCCTGCTTTCCACTCGAGCTGGGGGCCTTGGAATCAATCTGGCCACTGCTGACACAGTTATTATCTACGACTCTGATTGGAACCCCCATAATGACATCCAG GCCTTTAGCAGAGCTCACCGTATTGGGCAAAATAAGAAGGTGATGATTTATCGGTTTGTGACCCGTGCGTCTGTGGAAGAGCGCATCACACAGGTGGCCaagaaaaagatgatgctgaCGCATCTAGTTGTTCGGCCTGGGCTGGGCTCCAAGACTGGATCCATGTCCAAACAGGAGCTTGATGATATCCTCAAGTTTGGGACCGAGGAGCTGTTCAAAGATGAGGCCACAGATGGAG GAGGAGACAACAAAGAGGGAGAAGACAGCAGTGTCATCCACTATGACGATAAAGCCATTGAACGACTGCTGGACCGGAACCAGGATGAGACTGAAGACACGGAGCTACAGGGCATGAATGAATATTTGAGCTCATTCAAAGTGGCCCAGTATGTGGTGCGAGAAGAAGAAATGGGG gaggaagaggaggtggaaCGGGAGATcataaaacaggaagaaagtgTGGATCCCGACTACTGGGAGAAATTGCTGCGACACCATTATGAGCAGCAGCAAGAAGATCTGGCCCGAAACCtgggcaaaggaaaaagaattcgTAAACAGGTCAACTACAATGATGGCTCGCAGGAGGACCGAG ATTGGCAGGACGACCAGTCCGACAACCAGTCCGATTATTCAGTGGCCTCAGAGGAAGGTGATGAAGATTTTGATGAACGTTCAGAAG CTCCCCGTAGGCCCAGTCGTAAGGGCCTGCGGAATGATAAAGATAagccattgcctcctctgttgGCCCGTGTTGGTGGGAATATTGAA gttCTTGGTTTTAATGCTCGTCAGCGAAAAGCCTTTCTTAATGCAATTATGCGCTATGGGATGCCCCCTCAGGATGCTTTCACCACCCAGTGGCTCGTGAGGGATCTGCGAGGCAAATCAGAGAAGGAGTTCAA GGCTTATGTCTCACTTTTTATGCGGCATTTATGTGAGCCAGGAGCAGATGGGGCTGAGACCTTTGCTGATGGCGTCCCCCGAGAAGGCCTGTCTCGCCAGCATGTCCTTACTCGGATTGGGGTTATGTCCTTGATTCGCAAGAAG GTTCAGGAGTTTGAACATGTTAACGGGCGCTGGAGCATGCCTGAACTTGcagaagtagaggaaaataagAAGATGTCCCAGCCAGGGTCACCTTCCCCAAAGACTCCTACCCCCTCCACTCCTGGGGACACACAGCCTAATACTCCAGCTCCTGCCCCGCCTGCCG AGGATGGGATTAAAGTAGAGGAGAATAACCTCAAAGAAGAAGAGAGTgcagaggcagagaaggaggtGAAGTCTGCACCCCCTGAGGCCGCCGTCGAG TGTGCacagccccctgcccctgcctcagAGGAGGAGAAAGTCTCAGTGGAGCCTCCTGAGGGAGAGGAGAAAGTGGAAAAGGCAGAGGTCAAAGAGAGAACAGAGGAAGCAATGGAGACAGATCCCAAAG GTAATGCTGATGtggagaaggtggaggagaaggcagCAGTCGATCTGACTCCCATCGTGGTGGAGGACAAAG aagagaagaaagaagaagaggagaaaaaagaggtGATGCTTCAGAATGGAGAGACCCCGAAGGACCTGAATGatgagaagcagaagaaaaatattaaacagcGTTTCATGTTCAACATCGCAGATGGTGGTTTTACTG AGCTGCACTCCCTGTGGCAGAATGAGGAGCGGGCAGCCACCGTCACCAAGAAGACTTATGAGATCTGGCACCGACGCCATGACTACTGGCTACTGGCTGGCATCATAAA CCATGGCTATGCCCGTTGGCAGGACATCCAGAATGACCCACGCTATGCCATCCTCAACGAACCTTTCAAGGGGGAAATGAACCGTGGCAATTTCTTAGAGATCAAGAATAAGTTTCTAGCCCGAAGGTTCAAG CTCTTAGAACAAGCCCTGGTGATTGAAGAGCAGCTGCGTCGGGCAGCTTACCTCAACATGTCAGAGGACCCTTCTCACCCTTCCATGGCCCTAAACACCCGCTTTGCTGAGGTGGAGTGTCTGGCAGAGAGTCATCAGCACCTGTCCAAGGAGTCCATGGCAGGAAACAAGCCAGCTAATGCAGTCCTGCACAAAG TTCTGAAACAGCTAGAAGAACTGCTGAGTGACATGAAAGCTGATGTGACTCGACTCCCAGCCACTATTGCCCGAATCCCCCCAGTTGCTGTGAGGCTACAGATGTCAGAGCGTAATATTCTCAGTCGCCTGGCAAACCGGGCGCCTGAACCACCTCCACAGCAG GTAGcccagcagcagtga